From Streptomyces chrestomyceticus JCM 4735, one genomic window encodes:
- a CDS encoding NCS2 family permease produces MSPSATTPVDAVQSPGPQQPKNGLDRFFKISQRGSTVSRELRGGLATFFAMAYIVVLNPIILGAGQDKFGHQLDNGQLVTATALMAGLSTLLMGVIGNVPIAVAAGLGINAVVSLQLAPKMSWPDAMGMVVLAGLVLMILVASGLRQRVMDAIPNGLRRAIAIGIGLFISLVGLVDAGFVSRNPDAAHTTVPLALGQGGQLQGWPVLVFVVGLALMFLLTVRKTKGAILIGMVVMAVVAIVINAVAEIPDASWGLAVPNVPDSIVGAPDFGLVGQISLFGGFKEVGLLTGCLFVFTVLLSGFFDAMGTIIGVGEEAGLTDEDGNLPGMGRILMVDGIAVAAGGVGSASANTCFVESTAGVGEGARTGLANVVTGGLFLLALVFTPLATVVPSQAATPALLVVGFLIMSANVRDIDWSDFTIAVPAFLTIISMPFTYSITNGIGMGVLAFILLRTATGRFKEIPWLLNVVGLCFLVYFLLNPIEQVLGAK; encoded by the coding sequence ATGTCCCCCTCGGCCACCACGCCGGTCGACGCCGTCCAGAGCCCAGGCCCGCAGCAGCCCAAGAACGGTCTCGACCGGTTCTTCAAGATCTCCCAGCGGGGATCCACGGTCTCCCGTGAGCTGCGCGGCGGTCTCGCCACCTTCTTCGCCATGGCGTACATCGTCGTGCTGAACCCGATCATCCTCGGCGCCGGCCAGGACAAGTTCGGGCACCAGTTGGACAACGGCCAGTTGGTCACCGCCACCGCGCTGATGGCCGGCCTGTCCACCCTCCTGATGGGCGTCATCGGCAATGTGCCGATCGCCGTCGCCGCCGGCCTCGGCATCAACGCCGTCGTCTCGCTCCAGCTCGCCCCCAAGATGAGCTGGCCGGACGCGATGGGCATGGTCGTCCTCGCCGGTCTGGTGCTGATGATCCTGGTCGCCTCCGGCCTGCGGCAGCGCGTCATGGACGCGATCCCGAACGGGCTGCGGCGCGCCATCGCGATCGGCATCGGCCTGTTCATCTCGCTGGTCGGCCTGGTCGACGCGGGCTTCGTCAGCCGCAACCCGGACGCCGCGCACACCACCGTGCCGCTGGCGCTGGGCCAGGGCGGCCAGCTCCAGGGCTGGCCGGTGCTGGTCTTCGTGGTCGGCCTGGCGCTGATGTTCCTGCTGACCGTACGGAAGACCAAGGGCGCGATCCTGATCGGCATGGTCGTGATGGCGGTCGTCGCGATCGTCATCAACGCGGTGGCGGAGATCCCGGACGCGAGCTGGGGCCTGGCGGTCCCGAACGTGCCGGACAGCATCGTCGGCGCGCCGGACTTCGGCCTGGTCGGGCAGATCAGCCTGTTCGGCGGCTTCAAGGAGGTCGGCCTGCTGACCGGCTGCCTCTTCGTCTTCACCGTGCTGCTGTCCGGCTTCTTCGACGCGATGGGCACGATCATCGGCGTCGGCGAGGAGGCCGGGCTGACCGACGAGGACGGCAACCTGCCCGGCATGGGCCGCATCCTGATGGTGGACGGCATCGCGGTCGCCGCGGGCGGCGTCGGCTCGGCGTCCGCCAACACCTGCTTCGTGGAGTCCACGGCGGGCGTCGGCGAGGGGGCCCGTACGGGTCTGGCGAACGTGGTGACCGGCGGGCTCTTCCTGCTGGCGCTGGTCTTCACGCCGCTGGCGACGGTCGTCCCGTCGCAGGCCGCGACGCCCGCGCTGCTGGTCGTCGGCTTCCTGATCATGTCGGCCAACGTGCGGGACATCGACTGGAGCGACTTCACGATCGCCGTCCCGGCGTTCCTGACGATCATCTCGATGCCGTTCACGTACAGCATCACCAACGGCATCGGCATGGGCGTGCTGGCCTTCATCCTGCTGCGGACGGCGACCGGCCGCTTCAAGGAGATCCCGTGGCTGCTGAACGTCGTGGGGCTGTGTTTCCTCGTCTACTTCCTGCTCAACCCGATCGAGCAGGTGCTGGGCGCCAAGTAG
- a CDS encoding DUF2530 domain-containing protein yields the protein MWKKSELREAPEPLEGPVVGTITGGTIIWFVLFLAQLPFYGWFADHDRTWWVWTCLAGGGLGILGIWYVRKRDAAIKRAAAAAAGNSTP from the coding sequence ATGTGGAAGAAGTCCGAACTGCGCGAGGCCCCGGAGCCTCTTGAGGGCCCCGTCGTCGGCACGATCACCGGCGGCACCATCATCTGGTTCGTGCTCTTCCTGGCCCAGCTCCCCTTCTACGGCTGGTTCGCCGACCACGACCGCACCTGGTGGGTCTGGACCTGCCTGGCCGGCGGCGGCCTCGGCATCCTCGGCATCTGGTACGTCCGCAAGCGCGACGCCGCCATCAAGCGCGCGGCGGCGGCCGCCGCGGGCAATTCCACCCCATAG
- a CDS encoding HAD-IC family P-type ATPase: MTQRAKTEAGGRERATEPDHRGLSAAEVAERVARGEVNDVPVRSSRSTADIVRSNVFTRFNAIIGVLFVIILIVGPIQDGLFGFVIVANTGIGIIQELRAKKTLDSLAVIGESKPTVRRDGEAAEIPTSEVVLGDVIELGPGDKVIVDGEVLESDGLEIDESLLTGEADPVVKQPGEKVMSGSFVVAGGGAFTATKVGREAYAAQLAEEASRFTLVHSELRTGISQILKYVTWMMVPTAIGLILSHLFTLNMAGDEAVRRMVAGIVPMIPEGLVLLTSVAFAIGVVRLGRKKCLVQELPAIEGLARVDVVCLDKTGTLTEGGMDVSDLRPLGGTDEDRIEQVLGALGASDPRPNASLQAIIDAYPARDGWRSTDALPFSSARKYSGAALEGPDGEQTTWLLGAPDVLLPSGDDALSEVDDLNAQGLRVLLLARAERGLHDSDVADHVSPTALVVLEQRLRPDAMDTLRYFADQGVQAKVISGDNAVSVGAVAGKLGMPGADAPVDARKLPADPDDMGKVLEEGAVFGRVTPQQKRDMVGALQKRGRIVAMTGDGVNDVLALKDADIGVSMGAGSEATKAVAQIVLLDNSFATLPSVVAEGRRVIGNITRVATLFLTKTVYSVLLAILVACCQIPYPYLPRHLTLLSTLTIGVPAFFLALAPNKERAKPHFVRRVMRYAVPSGLIIGLAAFATYLLARSHYSGPDALPAETSAATLTLFLSAMWVLAIIARPYTWWRVGLVLAMGLGFLIVLVVPWLQNFFDLKLVGTTMPWAAVGIAAAAAILLEVAWRIIGRRFPA; this comes from the coding sequence ATGACGCAGCGGGCGAAGACCGAAGCCGGAGGCCGCGAGCGGGCCACCGAACCGGACCACCGCGGCCTGAGCGCCGCCGAGGTCGCCGAGCGGGTGGCCAGAGGCGAGGTCAACGACGTCCCCGTACGGTCCTCGCGCTCCACCGCCGACATCGTCCGCTCGAACGTCTTCACCCGCTTCAACGCCATCATCGGCGTGCTGTTCGTGATCATCCTGATCGTCGGCCCGATCCAGGACGGCCTGTTCGGCTTCGTCATCGTCGCCAACACCGGCATCGGCATCATCCAGGAGCTGCGCGCCAAGAAGACCCTGGACAGCCTCGCCGTCATAGGCGAGTCCAAGCCGACCGTACGGCGCGACGGCGAGGCCGCCGAGATCCCCACCTCCGAGGTCGTCCTCGGCGACGTCATCGAACTCGGCCCCGGTGACAAGGTCATCGTCGACGGCGAGGTCCTGGAGAGCGACGGCCTGGAGATCGACGAGTCGCTGCTGACCGGCGAGGCCGACCCGGTGGTCAAGCAGCCCGGCGAGAAGGTGATGTCCGGCAGCTTCGTGGTCGCCGGCGGCGGCGCGTTCACCGCCACGAAGGTCGGGCGCGAGGCGTACGCCGCCCAGCTCGCCGAAGAGGCGTCCCGCTTCACCCTCGTCCACTCCGAGCTGCGCACCGGCATCAGCCAGATCCTCAAGTACGTGACGTGGATGATGGTGCCGACCGCCATCGGCCTGATCCTCAGCCACCTCTTCACGCTCAACATGGCGGGCGACGAAGCCGTACGCCGCATGGTCGCCGGCATCGTCCCGATGATCCCCGAGGGCCTGGTCCTCCTCACCTCCGTCGCCTTCGCCATCGGCGTCGTCCGGCTCGGCCGCAAGAAGTGCCTGGTCCAGGAGCTGCCCGCGATCGAGGGGCTGGCCCGCGTCGACGTGGTCTGCCTGGACAAGACCGGCACCCTCACCGAGGGCGGCATGGACGTCAGCGATCTGCGCCCGCTCGGCGGTACGGACGAGGACCGCATCGAGCAGGTCCTCGGCGCCCTCGGCGCGTCCGACCCCCGCCCCAACGCCTCCCTCCAGGCGATCATCGACGCGTACCCGGCCCGCGACGGCTGGCGGTCCACCGACGCGCTGCCCTTCTCCTCCGCCCGCAAGTACAGCGGCGCGGCCCTCGAAGGCCCCGACGGCGAGCAGACCACCTGGCTGCTCGGCGCCCCCGACGTCCTCCTGCCCTCCGGCGACGACGCCCTCTCCGAGGTCGACGACCTGAACGCCCAGGGCCTGCGCGTCCTCCTGCTGGCCCGCGCCGAACGCGGCCTGCACGACTCCGATGTCGCCGACCACGTGAGCCCCACCGCCCTCGTCGTCCTCGAACAGCGGCTGCGCCCCGACGCGATGGACACCCTGCGGTACTTCGCGGACCAGGGCGTCCAGGCCAAGGTCATCTCCGGCGACAACGCCGTATCCGTCGGCGCGGTCGCCGGAAAACTCGGCATGCCCGGCGCCGACGCGCCCGTCGACGCGCGCAAGCTCCCTGCCGACCCGGACGACATGGGCAAGGTCCTGGAAGAAGGCGCGGTGTTCGGCCGCGTCACGCCGCAGCAGAAGCGGGACATGGTCGGAGCGCTCCAGAAGCGCGGCCGCATCGTCGCCATGACCGGTGACGGCGTCAACGACGTCCTCGCCCTGAAGGACGCGGACATCGGCGTCTCCATGGGCGCGGGCAGCGAGGCCACCAAGGCCGTCGCCCAGATCGTGCTGCTCGACAACAGCTTCGCGACGCTGCCGTCCGTCGTCGCCGAGGGCCGCCGGGTGATCGGCAACATCACCCGCGTGGCCACCCTCTTCCTCACCAAGACCGTCTACTCGGTGCTGCTGGCGATCCTCGTCGCCTGCTGCCAGATCCCGTATCCCTACCTGCCGCGGCACCTCACCCTGCTGTCCACCCTCACCATCGGCGTCCCCGCCTTCTTCCTCGCCCTCGCCCCCAACAAGGAGCGCGCGAAACCGCACTTCGTACGGCGGGTGATGCGGTACGCGGTCCCCTCCGGCCTGATCATCGGCCTCGCCGCCTTCGCCACGTACCTCCTGGCCCGCAGCCACTACAGCGGCCCGGACGCCCTCCCCGCCGAGACCAGCGCCGCCACCCTGACCCTCTTCCTCAGCGCCATGTGGGTCCTGGCGATCATCGCCCGCCCGTACACCTGGTGGCGCGTCGGCCTCGTCCTGGCGATGGGCCTCGGCTTCCTGATCGTGCTCGTCGTCCCCTGGCTCCAGAACTTCTTCGACCTCAAGCTCGTCGGCACGACGATGCCGTGGGCCGCCGTGGGCATCGCCGCCGCGGCCGCGATCCTGCTCGAAGTCGCCTGGCGGATCATCGGCCGCCGCTTCCCGGCGTAG
- a CDS encoding sacsin N-terminal ATP-binding-like domain-containing protein, producing MNVSEAAEADPFGTARLRRGVLDAWAASPARFREDANAEEDLALGGYRDRLAVELAQNASDAAGRAGVPGRLRLTLHPGQGGEPAVLVASNTGAPIDATGVESLATLRASAKRETEAAVSVGRFGVGFSAVLAVSDEPALVGRTGGVRWSLAEARELASQVAAHSPGLGGELRRRDGHVPLLRLPLPAEGSAPQGYDTSVVLPLRDGAAHELTVRLLAGIDAALLLTLPGLAEVVVETPDGVREMRRRQEGAYVVIEDSERGVSRWRVVSESGALEPELLADRPVEERLRPHWAVTWAVPVDEEGAPVRPATAPVLHAPTPTEEPQGLPGLLIASFPLEPTRRHVAPGALTDYLVRRAAEAYASLLAGWQPVSAGTIDLVPGPLGKGELDNELRRQVLELLPRVRFLPSAAAPVTGAELSLEAVPKSAGPDELAPGEGGGWGGARGEEDAYVLRPVDAELVEGAGADTVRVLAELFPSLLPAGLERRSELRALGVARVPLGEVVDRLAGVERSPAWWRRLYDSLAGTDPERLSGLPVPLAGPAGEDGRAARTTIGPRQVLLPLPDDGGDAGERHATLARLGLKVAHPEAVHPLLEKLGATPAAPRAVLTTPQVRAAVAGSLDAAEDDYAFGFDGEPAGLGGEELAEAVLGLVRDAHLAPGDEPWLAALALPDEDGEPAPAGELVLPGSDFERVIREGELAAVDAVFAERWGEQPLTAVGVLAGFALVRAQDVVLDPDELEPRDGDFTEPDDAGVLDAVDVWCEDVLDGLPETPVPPVATELVAVRDLDLVDDDAWPQALAMLSRPPLRDALTAPVRVLLPDGTTESVRPYTAWWLRGHPVLDGRRPAGLRAAGGDPLLAGLYEAADAGEVDAQVLRALGVRTSVAALLEEPGGAAELLGRLADPEREVDAAQLHALYGVLADLDPDQVTIPDELRVVVDGEVRIVDAAEAVVADAPDLMPLAEGLPLLPVRPARAAELAELFQVRRLSEVFAAPVASEGSRHEVPEPVRTLLGPGTPRSYVEHEELTVEDGTELDWRWTPDGTLHAATLEGVAAGLAWAAGQWPRRFEAAALLEDLERAEELAEARWFD from the coding sequence GTGAACGTGAGCGAAGCGGCAGAGGCAGATCCGTTCGGGACGGCTCGGCTGCGGCGGGGGGTGCTCGATGCCTGGGCGGCCTCGCCGGCCCGGTTCCGGGAGGATGCGAATGCCGAGGAGGATCTCGCGCTCGGTGGCTACCGTGACCGGCTGGCCGTGGAGCTGGCGCAGAATGCCTCGGACGCGGCGGGCCGCGCCGGGGTGCCCGGGCGGCTGCGCCTGACCCTCCACCCGGGCCAGGGGGGTGAGCCCGCTGTGCTGGTCGCCTCGAACACCGGCGCCCCCATCGACGCCACCGGCGTCGAATCGCTGGCCACGCTGCGGGCGTCCGCGAAGCGGGAGACCGAGGCGGCGGTGTCCGTGGGGCGGTTCGGGGTCGGGTTCTCGGCGGTGCTGGCGGTCAGTGACGAGCCCGCGCTGGTCGGCCGTACGGGCGGTGTCCGGTGGTCGCTGGCGGAGGCGCGGGAGCTGGCGAGTCAGGTGGCGGCGCACAGTCCCGGGCTCGGTGGGGAGCTGCGGCGCCGTGACGGTCATGTACCGCTGTTGCGTCTGCCGCTGCCCGCGGAGGGCTCCGCGCCGCAGGGGTACGACACGTCCGTCGTGCTGCCGCTGCGGGACGGTGCCGCGCACGAGCTGACGGTGCGCCTGCTGGCCGGGATCGACGCGGCGTTGCTGCTGACGCTGCCGGGGCTGGCCGAGGTCGTGGTGGAGACGCCGGACGGTGTGCGGGAGATGCGGCGGCGCCAGGAGGGCGCGTACGTCGTCATCGAGGACAGTGAGCGGGGCGTCTCGCGCTGGCGGGTCGTGAGTGAGAGCGGGGCGCTGGAGCCGGAGCTGCTGGCGGACCGCCCGGTGGAGGAGCGGCTGCGTCCGCACTGGGCGGTGACGTGGGCGGTGCCGGTGGACGAGGAGGGCGCGCCGGTGCGTCCGGCGACCGCGCCGGTCCTGCACGCGCCGACGCCGACCGAGGAGCCGCAGGGCCTGCCGGGGCTGCTGATCGCGTCGTTCCCGCTGGAGCCGACGCGGCGGCATGTGGCGCCGGGGGCGCTCACCGATTATCTCGTGCGGCGCGCCGCGGAGGCGTACGCGTCGCTGCTGGCCGGCTGGCAGCCCGTGTCGGCGGGGACGATCGATCTCGTACCGGGGCCGTTGGGCAAGGGGGAGCTGGACAACGAGCTGCGGCGGCAGGTGCTGGAGCTGTTGCCTCGGGTGCGGTTCCTGCCGAGTGCGGCGGCGCCGGTCACGGGCGCGGAGCTGTCGCTGGAGGCGGTGCCGAAGTCGGCGGGGCCTGACGAGCTGGCTCCGGGCGAGGGCGGCGGCTGGGGCGGTGCGCGGGGCGAGGAGGACGCGTACGTTCTGCGGCCGGTGGATGCCGAGCTGGTGGAGGGTGCCGGGGCGGACACCGTACGGGTGCTGGCGGAGCTGTTCCCGAGTCTGCTGCCCGCCGGGCTGGAGCGGCGGTCGGAGCTGCGTGCGCTGGGAGTGGCCCGGGTGCCGCTCGGTGAGGTCGTGGACCGGCTGGCGGGGGTGGAACGGTCACCGGCGTGGTGGCGGCGGCTGTACGACTCGCTGGCCGGTACGGACCCGGAGCGGCTGAGCGGGCTGCCGGTGCCGCTGGCCGGGCCTGCCGGTGAGGACGGGCGGGCGGCGCGGACCACCATCGGGCCGCGGCAGGTGCTGCTGCCGTTGCCGGACGACGGCGGGGACGCCGGGGAGCGGCATGCGACGCTGGCCCGGCTGGGGCTGAAGGTCGCGCATCCGGAGGCCGTGCATCCGCTGCTGGAGAAGCTGGGCGCCACCCCGGCGGCTCCGCGGGCCGTGCTGACGACTCCGCAGGTGCGGGCGGCCGTCGCGGGGTCCCTGGACGCGGCGGAGGACGATTACGCGTTCGGTTTCGACGGGGAGCCGGCCGGGCTGGGCGGCGAGGAACTGGCGGAGGCCGTGCTCGGTCTGGTGCGGGACGCGCACTTGGCGCCCGGTGACGAGCCGTGGCTGGCCGCGCTGGCGCTGCCGGACGAGGACGGCGAGCCGGCGCCGGCGGGTGAACTGGTACTGCCGGGGAGCGATTTCGAGCGGGTCATCCGGGAGGGTGAACTCGCGGCGGTCGACGCCGTGTTCGCGGAGCGCTGGGGGGAGCAGCCGCTGACCGCCGTGGGCGTGCTGGCGGGCTTCGCCCTCGTACGGGCGCAGGACGTGGTGCTGGACCCGGACGAGCTGGAGCCGCGCGACGGCGACTTCACCGAGCCGGACGACGCCGGTGTGCTGGACGCGGTGGACGTCTGGTGCGAGGACGTCCTGGACGGGCTGCCGGAGACGCCGGTGCCGCCGGTCGCGACGGAGCTGGTGGCCGTACGGGACCTGGATCTGGTGGACGACGACGCGTGGCCGCAGGCGCTGGCGATGCTGTCGCGGCCGCCGCTGCGGGACGCGCTGACCGCGCCCGTGCGGGTGCTGCTGCCGGACGGTACGACCGAGTCGGTCCGCCCGTACACGGCGTGGTGGCTGCGCGGGCACCCGGTGCTGGACGGCCGCCGGCCGGCCGGTCTGCGGGCCGCGGGCGGCGATCCGCTGCTGGCGGGGCTGTACGAGGCGGCGGACGCGGGCGAGGTGGACGCGCAGGTGCTGCGCGCCCTCGGGGTGCGGACCTCCGTGGCGGCGCTCCTGGAGGAGCCGGGCGGCGCCGCCGAGCTGCTGGGCCGCCTCGCGGACCCGGAGCGGGAGGTGGACGCCGCGCAGTTGCACGCGCTGTACGGGGTGCTGGCGGACCTGGACCCCGATCAGGTGACGATCCCGGACGAGCTGCGGGTCGTCGTGGACGGCGAGGTGCGGATCGTGGACGCGGCGGAGGCGGTGGTCGCGGACGCGCCGGACCTGATGCCGCTGGCCGAAGGGCTGCCGCTGCTGCCGGTCCGTCCCGCGCGCGCCGCCGAGCTGGCGGAGCTGTTCCAGGTGCGGCGGCTGAGTGAGGTCTTCGCGGCGCCGGTGGCCTCGGAGGGCAGCCGGCACGAGGTCCCGGAGCCGGTCCGTACGCTGCTGGGCCCGGGCACGCCGCGGTCGTACGTCGAGCACGAGGAGCTGACCGTCGAGGACGGCACCGAACTCGACTGGCGCTGGACACCGGACGGCACGCTGCACGCGGCGACGCTGGAGGGTGTCGCCGCCGGGCTCGCCTGGGCCGCCGGCCAGTGGCCCCGCCGGTTCGAGGCGGCGGCGCTCCTGGAGGACCTGGAGCGGGCGGAGGAGCTGGCGGAGGCCCGCTGGTTCGACTGA